The window TCATAAGGCTCGATGCCGTGCTGCTCCAGCTGTTGCAGAAAATAGTGGTCCTTCATGTTGCCCAACGCATGTGCGGTCTGCATGCCGGGGGCATCGTCGGGCGCGCCGGAAGGCAGGGCAATGCCGCGCGAGTCAAGAAATGAGACCACGCCGTCGTACCGGGGCTTGCCGTCGACGTAGCGCCGGTAGTCGGCGTCGATGTCGAAGGCCGCGAACGCTTCTCCTGTGCCGGCGGCCCGCTGTTCGAGCAACCCGTCGAACAGTCTTTTCCACGCCGCTGCATGCACGCTCGCGGTCTTGGTCAACACGCCGTCGAGATCGAACAACACGGCGTCGTACTCACGAGGAGACAGCGTGACAATGTGCGTTGTTTCCGTCATCGGAGTTCGTGCCCAAGACTCGCACGTATCACAAGGCCTGATTGATGGCGATCTCCGCTTTCTCCACTCCCCTGACGGGCTAGATAGGTATGTCTTTTGGCCTCACTGGCTAGGACACAGGACATGGCGTGACCTCCCAGATTTCACGGGCATATTCGGCGATGGTGCGGTCGCTGGAGAACTTGCCGGAGCCGGCCACATTCAGGATGGCCTTGTTCGTCCAGCGGTCCTGGTCGGTATAGAGCCGTCCCAGCCTTTCATGCGCCTCGCTGTATGATTTCAGATCCGCCAGATGCATGTAATAGTCGCCCTGCGTCAGCAGTGCCTCACGAATGGGAGTGAAGACGCCGGGCTCGTTCCGGCTGAAGTGGTCTGAAAAGATCAGGTCCAGCGCCCGGCGCGTTTCCGGTTCTTGCTCATAATGCCAGTAGGGGTTGTACCAACCGCGGCTCTTGACGATCTCTTCGGCCGTGAGACCGAACAGGAAGAAGTTCTCTTCCCCGGCTTCCTCTGCCATCTCGATCGTCGCGCCGTCGCGTGTGCCGATCGTCAGCGCCCCGTTCATCATGAACTTCATGTTGCTGGTTCCGCTGGCTTCATAACCGGCCGTTGAGATCTGCTCGGACACGTCGCTGGCCGGAATGAGACGTTCGGCCAGCGACACGCAATAGTCCGGCAGGAAGAGAACCCGCAGGCGCCCGCTCATAACGGGATCTCCGTTGATGGTGCCGGCGAGGTTATTGATGAACTTGATGACGAGCTTGGCGAGCCTATAGGCCGGCGCCGCCTTGCCGGCGAAGAAGAACGTGCGCGGCGAGAACTCGAGGTGTGGATTCTCGCGCAGACGATTGTAGAGCACCACGATGTGCAAGGCGTTGAGGAGTTGCCGTTTATATTCATGAATGCGTTTAATCTGGCTATCGAAGATCGTGTCGGAGTCTACCACTTCACCGGTTGTCGCCTTGAGCCAATCCACGAACCGCGCCTTGGCCTCCCGTTTGGCTTTGCGAAACGCCTCCTGAAAGGCCCCGTCTCCGGCGAGCGGCTTCAACTTGGCCAATTGACTGAGATCGGTGATCCAAGCCTCGCCGATGGCATCGGTGATGACACGTGCCAGGCCTGGGTTGCAGGTCAAGAGCCATCGCCGCGGCGTCACACCGTTGGTCTTGTTGTTGAAACGTTCTGGAAAGATGTCGGCGAAGTCCTTCACCACTCGCCTGCGCAAGAGCTCGGAGTGGATGGCGGCGACCCCGTTGGTGCTGTGGGAACCGACGATGGCGAGGTTGGCCATGCGGACCTGTCGCTCCTTGCCTTCCTCGATGAGACTGACGCGTTGGACCAGGGCCTCGTCTCCTGGAAACCGGGCGCGCACCGAGTCGAGGAAGCGGCGGTTGATCTCGCCGATGATCTCCGCCAGCCGCGGGAACAACACTTCAAACCATCTAAGCGGCCATTTCTCCAGCGCTTCAGGCAACAGCGTATGGTTCGTGTACGCCAGTGAGCGCTGCGTCAGCTCCCAGGCCTGCTCCCACCCGAGACGAACCTCGTCGAGCAGGATCCGCATCAGTTCAGGCACGGCCATCGCCGGGTGGGTGTCGTTCAGTTGAATCGCGACCTTTGCCGGCAAGGCACTCCAGTCGTTGTTCGCATGCCGGAAGCGGCGGACAAGATCGGCAAGCGAGCACGCGACCAGGAAATACTCCTGCAGGAAGCGTAGTCCCTGTCCCCTATACGTCGAATCATCGGGATAGAGCACGCGCGTGAGCGTTTCGGCGGTGAGCGTTTCCGCCAGCGCGCCCACGGCATCGCCGCGGCTGAATCGCTGAAAATCAAAGTAGCCCGGTGTGGCGGCGGCCCAGAGACGAAGCGTGTTGATGGTCTTTCCACCGTAGCCGATCACCGGACGGTCGAACGGGATGCCGAGCAAAATCGACGGCCGGCCGATGATGGGATGCAGTTCACCCCCGCGGAGTTCGAATGAACAGTTCAGCTTCACTTCAACCGCTTCCTCCAATCGTGCCACCTCCCAGGGATCCGGACGCCGCAACCAGTTGT is drawn from Nitrospira sp. and contains these coding sequences:
- a CDS encoding glycogen/starch/alpha-glucan phosphorylase, encoding MSAMDDRLNELFRQYGCGPVQFYGTDDALYERHLVFDNVIAPEKATPRERYEAVARSIRDVISQRWLLTEKTYERENPKRVYYLSMEFLLGRSLANNVVNAQLAAISLEIMKKKSHVDLALIETEPDAGLGNGGLGRLAACFLDSMATIEIPGMGYGLRYEYGMFKQAIKDGWQFEQPDNWLRRPDPWEVARLEEAVEVKLNCSFELRGGELHPIIGRPSILLGIPFDRPVIGYGGKTINTLRLWAAATPGYFDFQRFSRGDAVGALAETLTAETLTRVLYPDDSTYRGQGLRFLQEYFLVACSLADLVRRFRHANNDWSALPAKVAIQLNDTHPAMAVPELMRILLDEVRLGWEQAWELTQRSLAYTNHTLLPEALEKWPLRWFEVLFPRLAEIIGEINRRFLDSVRARFPGDEALVQRVSLIEEGKERQVRMANLAIVGSHSTNGVAAIHSELLRRRVVKDFADIFPERFNNKTNGVTPRRWLLTCNPGLARVITDAIGEAWITDLSQLAKLKPLAGDGAFQEAFRKAKREAKARFVDWLKATTGEVVDSDTIFDSQIKRIHEYKRQLLNALHIVVLYNRLRENPHLEFSPRTFFFAGKAAPAYRLAKLVIKFINNLAGTINGDPVMSGRLRVLFLPDYCVSLAERLIPASDVSEQISTAGYEASGTSNMKFMMNGALTIGTRDGATIEMAEEAGEENFFLFGLTAEEIVKSRGWYNPYWHYEQEPETRRALDLIFSDHFSRNEPGVFTPIREALLTQGDYYMHLADLKSYSEAHERLGRLYTDQDRWTNKAILNVAGSGKFSSDRTIAEYAREIWEVTPCPVS